The following proteins are encoded in a genomic region of Catellatospora sp. TT07R-123:
- a CDS encoding xanthine dehydrogenase family protein subunit M, giving the protein MRAFAYDRPTQVEQAVAAVTADPQAAFLAGGTTQLDLMKDGVWTPDRLVDITRLPLRGVMAEGQLLRVGALTTMEQLAAEPVVAQRLLFVREALLAGASTQLRNMATIGGNLLQRTRCRYFRDPSVSACNRRSPDSGCAAVANTARMHAVLGVDERCVALHASDVAVPLVALDASVTVTGAKGQRDIPLTAFWVRADEGPSIENVLGHGELITEVRIPLLPERWVSGYLKVRDRASYEFALTSAAVAVRMDSGVIGDCRIALGGVGSVPWRAREAEELLRGTRPDPALFDRAGRAVMAGAYTLPGTAFKVELAVRTLTRQLTVLMTEATR; this is encoded by the coding sequence ATGCGCGCGTTCGCCTACGACCGGCCCACGCAGGTCGAGCAGGCGGTCGCCGCGGTGACCGCCGACCCGCAGGCGGCGTTCCTGGCCGGGGGCACGACCCAGCTCGACCTGATGAAGGACGGGGTGTGGACCCCGGACCGGCTGGTCGACATCACCCGGCTGCCTTTGCGCGGTGTCATGGCCGAGGGGCAGCTGTTGCGGGTCGGCGCGCTGACGACGATGGAGCAGCTCGCCGCCGAGCCGGTGGTCGCCCAGCGGCTGCTGTTCGTACGCGAGGCGCTGCTGGCGGGTGCGTCGACGCAGTTGCGCAACATGGCCACGATCGGTGGGAACCTGCTCCAGCGCACCCGCTGCCGCTACTTCCGCGACCCGTCGGTGTCGGCGTGCAACCGGCGCAGCCCCGACTCCGGCTGCGCCGCCGTGGCCAACACCGCGCGCATGCACGCCGTGCTCGGCGTGGACGAGCGGTGCGTGGCCCTGCACGCCTCCGACGTCGCCGTGCCGCTGGTCGCCCTGGACGCGTCGGTGACGGTCACCGGGGCCAAGGGGCAGCGCGACATCCCGCTGACCGCGTTCTGGGTACGCGCCGACGAGGGCCCGTCGATCGAGAACGTGCTCGGCCACGGCGAGCTGATCACCGAGGTCCGGATCCCGCTGCTGCCCGAGCGGTGGGTCTCGGGCTACCTGAAGGTCCGCGACCGGGCCTCGTACGAGTTCGCGCTGACCAGCGCGGCCGTCGCGGTGCGGATGGACAGCGGCGTCATCGGCGACTGCCGCATCGCGCTGGGCGGCGTCGGCTCGGTGCCGTGGCGGGCCCGGGAGGCCGAGGAGCTGCTGCGCGGCACCCGCCCCGACCCGGCGCTGTTCGACCGGGCCGGGCGGGCGGTCATGGCAGGTGCCTACACCCTGCCCGGGACCGCGTTCAAGGTCGAGCTGGCCGTGCGCACGCTGACCCGGCAGCTGACCGTGCTGATGACGGAGGCGACGCGATGA
- a CDS encoding (2Fe-2S)-binding protein, giving the protein MKTTRTTTRTPSVQDEYFVDVLTVVNGSPHQWRVDTRTTLLEALRDTAGLTGTKRGCDQGACGACTVHVDGVRVLACLMLAAQVDGCSVTTVEGLSDGPDLHPLQEAFLRHDAFQCGFCTPGQLMSAACLLREGRAGSDADIREFMAGNLCRCGAYDNIVAAVREVAAQSEGGA; this is encoded by the coding sequence ATGAAAACCACCCGAACGACGACACGGACCCCATCGGTGCAGGACGAGTACTTCGTCGACGTCCTGACCGTGGTCAACGGCAGCCCGCACCAGTGGCGGGTCGACACCCGCACGACGCTGCTGGAGGCCCTGCGCGACACCGCGGGGCTCACCGGCACCAAACGCGGCTGCGACCAGGGCGCCTGCGGCGCGTGCACGGTCCACGTCGACGGCGTGCGCGTGCTGGCCTGCCTGATGCTCGCCGCGCAGGTCGACGGCTGCTCGGTCACCACGGTCGAGGGCCTGTCCGACGGGCCCGACCTGCACCCGCTCCAGGAGGCGTTCCTGCGCCACGACGCGTTCCAGTGCGGCTTCTGCACCCCGGGCCAGCTCATGTCGGCCGCGTGCCTGCTCCGGGAGGGCCGGGCGGGCAGCGACGCCGACATCCGCGAGTTCATGGCGGGCAATCTGTGCCGCTGCGGGGCGTACGACAACATCGTCGCCGCGGTCCGCGAGGTGGCCGCGCAGAGTGAGGGCGGTGCGTGA
- a CDS encoding dihydrofolate reductase family protein produces the protein MSKVTCDMAVSVDGYTAGLNQRLDAPFGDVDDVLTRWMFEAPEENAEERAAIVAAGAFIMGRNMFSPDRGAWDLDWTGWWGDEPPYHAPVFVLTHHEREPITMQGGTVFHFVTGGVHEAMRLARAAAGDRDVAIAGGAATVNQFLAAGLIDELRLHVAPVLLGRGERLFEGIDRIDLVPAGVRRTDLVTHLRYQVARA, from the coding sequence ATGAGCAAGGTGACCTGCGACATGGCGGTGTCGGTGGACGGCTACACGGCCGGGCTGAACCAGCGCCTGGACGCGCCGTTCGGCGACGTCGACGACGTGCTGACCCGGTGGATGTTCGAGGCGCCCGAGGAGAACGCCGAGGAGCGGGCCGCGATCGTCGCCGCGGGTGCGTTCATCATGGGCCGCAACATGTTCAGCCCCGATCGGGGCGCCTGGGACCTGGACTGGACGGGCTGGTGGGGCGACGAGCCGCCGTACCACGCGCCGGTGTTCGTCCTCACCCACCACGAGCGGGAGCCGATCACGATGCAGGGCGGCACCGTCTTCCACTTCGTCACCGGGGGCGTCCACGAGGCGATGCGGCTGGCCCGCGCCGCCGCCGGGGACCGCGACGTCGCCATCGCGGGCGGCGCCGCCACCGTCAACCAGTTCCTCGCCGCCGGGCTCATCGACGAGCTGCGCCTGCACGTGGCCCCGGTGCTGCTGGGGCGCGGCGAGCGGCTGTTCGAGGGCATCGACCGCATCGACCTGGTCCCGGCCGGCGTACGCCGCACCGACCTGGTCACCCACCTGCGCTACCAGGTGGCCCGCGCCTGA
- a CDS encoding helix-turn-helix transcriptional regulator, producing the protein MTDLVGDDMGEGRPESLRRQQARLSAELRAGGKTWVEAAEAFQTRFRLNPRVALRSVRGWSQAHAAEEWNRRWPNEPKTFKSFSYWEIWPGRGGYSPSQDNLVRLAEIYECSVADLLADLPSFRHLDSASGATLVVPRGTAIALEGEIMVRSEAESLLRDLLGRRPGAEATAPPPADVTSLCRLPGEVDFGDLAQVIVKWIQQLPHSKARRDMLGKLTTALAVAASAPLAELAGTAGRAGTAPVPDSGRFDPATLAHCEAMMPNLRKQGDVLGASSTLPSALEYRRIAEQQAKAAPTGAARDRAVAVYAELTQLSGWLCFNMGDYGSAQRLYDDARAAAHEARAVELVTYILCTMSHLATWQGQPRVGIDHAVAAAAWAEQSGSPYARAYAADVAVRALTADGQADRSREALDREYDALQTALSGRGPRQSWWYFYDESFFWSTSAQNALKFRGADQVIAATDKALGLSDQTNLHNRSFRLLYRAEAFARQQSIGLACQTITEVVELTAVNSTRRIEQRVQQLRRGLDPWRRTRAVKELDQAIRAYRISSGQLAEAGA; encoded by the coding sequence GTGACTGATCTTGTGGGGGATGACATGGGCGAGGGTCGGCCGGAGAGCCTGCGACGGCAGCAGGCCCGGCTGTCGGCCGAGTTGCGGGCCGGCGGCAAGACCTGGGTGGAGGCAGCGGAGGCCTTCCAGACGAGGTTCCGGCTCAACCCACGGGTGGCGCTGCGGTCGGTGAGGGGATGGAGCCAGGCACATGCCGCCGAGGAGTGGAACCGGCGCTGGCCCAACGAGCCCAAGACCTTCAAAAGCTTCTCCTATTGGGAGATCTGGCCGGGCAGGGGCGGCTATTCGCCTTCGCAGGACAACCTGGTTCGGCTGGCCGAGATCTACGAGTGCAGCGTGGCTGACCTGCTGGCCGACTTACCCAGCTTCCGCCACCTGGACTCCGCCTCTGGGGCGACTTTGGTGGTGCCTCGGGGTACGGCAATTGCTCTTGAGGGTGAAATCATGGTGCGGAGCGAGGCGGAGTCCCTGCTTCGCGACCTGCTCGGCCGGCGCCCTGGTGCCGAGGCGACTGCTCCGCCACCGGCGGACGTCACCAGCCTGTGCCGCCTGCCCGGGGAGGTCGACTTCGGAGATTTGGCGCAGGTCATCGTGAAGTGGATTCAGCAGCTACCGCATTCCAAGGCCCGCAGGGACATGCTGGGCAAGCTGACGACCGCGCTTGCTGTCGCCGCGTCGGCGCCATTGGCCGAACTGGCAGGCACGGCCGGGCGGGCTGGTACCGCACCGGTCCCGGACTCCGGCAGATTCGACCCGGCCACGCTGGCACATTGCGAGGCCATGATGCCGAACCTGCGTAAGCAGGGCGATGTGCTCGGGGCGAGTTCGACGCTGCCCAGCGCGTTGGAGTACCGGCGCATAGCCGAACAGCAGGCCAAAGCCGCCCCGACCGGTGCTGCGCGTGACCGCGCGGTCGCCGTGTACGCCGAGTTGACCCAGCTGTCGGGCTGGCTGTGCTTCAACATGGGCGACTATGGCTCGGCGCAGCGGCTCTACGACGACGCGCGGGCCGCCGCCCATGAAGCGCGGGCCGTGGAGCTGGTGACCTACATCCTGTGCACGATGAGCCACCTGGCGACCTGGCAGGGCCAGCCCCGGGTCGGTATCGATCACGCTGTCGCCGCTGCTGCGTGGGCCGAGCAGAGTGGCAGCCCGTACGCCCGTGCCTATGCCGCCGACGTGGCCGTACGGGCGCTGACCGCCGACGGTCAAGCCGACCGGTCGAGGGAGGCGCTCGACCGAGAGTACGACGCCCTGCAGACGGCTCTGAGCGGACGAGGCCCCCGCCAGTCGTGGTGGTACTTCTACGACGAGTCGTTCTTCTGGAGCACCAGCGCCCAGAACGCGTTGAAGTTCCGCGGCGCCGACCAGGTGATCGCGGCCACGGACAAGGCACTGGGCCTCAGCGACCAGACCAACCTGCACAACCGGTCATTCCGGCTGCTATACCGGGCTGAGGCGTTCGCGCGCCAGCAGAGCATCGGGTTGGCCTGCCAGACCATCACCGAAGTGGTGGAGCTGACGGCGGTGAACTCCACCCGCCGCATCGAGCAGCGGGTGCAGCAGTTGCGTCGTGGGCTTGACCCGTGGCGGCGTACCCGGGCCGTCAAGGAGCTCGACCAGGCGATCCGCGCCTACCGGATCAGTTCCGGCCAGCTAGCGGAAGCGGGTG